One segment of Castanea sativa cultivar Marrone di Chiusa Pesio chromosome 3, ASM4071231v1 DNA contains the following:
- the LOC142628520 gene encoding uncharacterized protein LOC142628520 encodes MTATLNRFISRSVDKCKPFFQLLHKWKGFEWNEECAFAFQQLKDYLSRPPIMSRPEKEEMFCAYIVVTSHAVSLVLVRVENGVRRLVYSMSKSLQEAKVCYLPLEKAILAVVHTTRKLPHYFQAHTVVVLTQLSSQSLLRKTDYTGRIAKWGTIFGAFDIKYMPRTSIKGQVLADLMAEFTESLIQGEVEELRFEGKQVSVVALHGPSPWKLYVDGAANKKGSEVGLVILSPDQITIEKSLRLGFSATNNEAKYEALLVGIAMVKKMEGKNVEAFSNSRLVVGQVKGELKARDLRMQGYLSQAGVCSKVILVEDLDRHIEEKKGKVQVMDSPTSAPHVSTQADGSTAIQEVAAAT; translated from the exons ATGACTGCAACCttgaatagatttatctctcggtcagtaGACAAATGCAAGCCATTTTTCCAActgttgcacaagtggaaagggttcgAGTGGAATGAGGAATGTGCTTTTGCCTTCCAACAACTGAAGGATtacctttctcggccacccattatgtctagACCCGAAAAGGAAGAAATGTTTTGTGCCTATATTGTTGTGACCTCTCATGCAGTTAGCTTAGTATTGGTGAGAGTAGAGAATGGGGTGCGGAGGCTAGTCTATTCTATGAGTAAGTCGCTACAAGAAGCTAAAGTTTGTTACTTGCCTTTAGAAAAGGCCATCTTGGCCGTGGTGCACACTACGCggaagcttccccattatttccaAGCACACACAGTTGTAGTTCTAACTCAACTCTCTTCGCAGTCCTTGCTACGAAAGACTGATTATACAGGGAGAATTGCTAAATGGGGAACGATTTTTGGTGCATTTGACATAaagtacatgcctcgtaccTCAATTAAAGGGCAAGTGCTTGCAGATTTgatggcagagtttactgaatcTCTAATACAGGGAGAGGTCGAGGAGCTTAGATTTGAAGGAAAGCAAGTTTCGGTAGTTGCTCTACATGGGCCCTCACCTTGGAAGTTATATGTAGATGGTGCGGCAAATAAAAAAGGATCTGAAGTAGGGTTGGTGATATTGTCTCCAGACCAAATTACCATTGAGAAGTCCTTGAGGTTGGGCTTCTCGGCTACGAATAACGAGGCAAAGTATGAGGCTTTACTAGTTGGGATAGCTATGGTTAAGAAGATGGAAGGAAAAAATGTTGAAGCATTTTCAAATTCAAGGCTGGTTGTGGGGCAAGTGAAGGGAGAGTTGAAAGCTAGGGATTTGAGAATGCAAGGGTATTTGAGTCAAGCCGGTGTTTGTAGTAAG GTCATACTTGTTGAGGATCTGGATAGGCACATCGAGGAAAAGAAGGGGAAAGTCCAG gttATGGATTCCCCCACTAGTGCTCCCCATGTTTCTACACAAGCTGATGGTTCTACTGCCATCCAAGAGGTTGCTGCTGCAACCTAA